A region from the Paludicola sp. MB14-C6 genome encodes:
- a CDS encoding ATP-binding cassette domain-containing protein codes for MKIEIKNVTKKIGKKIVLNNINMEFESGTIYGLKGVNGSGKTMLMRCICGLLLPTEGTVTIDGKVLGKDISFPESVGALIENPAFLSNETGFENLNALASIKGEVGKERIDEVLTIVGLKDARNLKYRKYSLGMKQRLGIGAAILEKPEILILDEPLNALDDKGIEAVHTILEQAKKDNQLVIIACHDYLELVSLTDVIYHLENGYFKGSEKSDKSILEKMGGIKNE; via the coding sequence ATGAAAATTGAAATTAAAAATGTAACAAAGAAAATAGGCAAAAAAATTGTATTAAACAATATAAATATGGAATTTGAATCCGGAACTATTTATGGATTGAAGGGGGTAAATGGAAGCGGAAAAACAATGCTTATGAGATGTATTTGCGGTTTACTTCTTCCAACAGAGGGAACGGTTACAATTGACGGAAAAGTACTGGGTAAAGATATCTCTTTTCCCGAAAGCGTTGGTGCATTAATAGAAAATCCGGCTTTTCTATCCAATGAAACAGGCTTTGAAAATCTAAATGCATTGGCATCCATTAAAGGTGAAGTTGGAAAAGAACGTATTGATGAAGTTCTTACTATTGTTGGTTTAAAAGATGCCCGTAATTTAAAATATCGTAAATATTCGCTTGGAATGAAACAACGTTTAGGGATAGGTGCGGCAATTTTAGAAAAACCCGAAATCTTAATATTAGATGAGCCTTTAAATGCTTTAGACGATAAAGGCATTGAAGCTGTACATACCATTCTAGAACAAGCAAAAAAGGACAATCAATTAGTCATTATTGCTTGCCATGATTACTTAGAGTTGGTTTCTTTAACCGATGTTATTTACCATTTGGAAAATGGATATTTTAAAGGCTCTGAGAAAAGCGACAAATCCATTTTAGAAAAAATGGGAGGCATTAAAAATGAGTAA